The Campylobacter concisus genome window below encodes:
- a CDS encoding valine--tRNA ligase gives MAEFYNAKEIEDKFYKIWEERGYFEIDANKDIQKDGRKFCIMMPPPNVTGSLHIGHALTFTLQDIMTRYKRMDGYKTLWQPGLDHAGIATQNVVEKQLLAQGIKKEELGREKFVEKVWEWKEKSGGMIVHQMRKLGITPAWSRQRFTMDEGLRKAVKKAFVNLYDKGLIVQKNYMINWCTHDGALSDIEVEHKENKGKLYHLRYYFADKPSEFVVVATTRPETYFGDTAVMVNPNDERYKNLIGKKVVLPIINREIEIIADEHVDMEFGTGLVKVTPAHDQNDYEVGKRHNLEFITVFDEKGILNDKCDKFAGLERLEARDIVVAELEKLGNVEKIEDYENQVGYCYRCKNVVEPYISKQWFVKKKIADEAIEKVSEGLAKFYPPHWINSFNAWMRELRDWCISRQLWWGHQIPVFYCDDCGYMWADEGEPCECKKCKSKNFHQDPDVLDTWFSSGLWPFSTLGWGNENELKNEKWFEGDLAEFYPNNLLITGFDILFFWVARMMFQGENALGKLPFDDIYLHALVKDEFGRKMSKSLGNVIDPLDSINEYSADILRFTLTLLAVQGRDIKLSDAKMKQVRNFTNKLYNASKYLMLNESKFANLEDIKLQTKLGIYMNSRFNECVREVRENIDAYRFNDAANTLYKFLWDEFCDWGIELSKADKASVKELGSIFKEAMKLLNPFMPFLSEYLFQELSGTQLENAKSIMVMSYPEVKEQNLDVEKKFELVIEAIVAIRRAKATIDLGNSKIAKAFVKFNEKIDLDEVKEYIKLLAKCEEIGFVNEKIENSIRDVSENLEAFVPLEGLDMSGIITRLKSQKTKLEKEIAKLSGMLNNQNFVANAPKEVIETNKEALESAEAKFKKVCEELEALGEK, from the coding sequence GTGGCAGAATTTTACAATGCAAAAGAGATAGAAGATAAATTTTATAAAATTTGGGAAGAACGCGGATACTTCGAGATAGACGCGAACAAAGATATCCAAAAAGATGGACGTAAATTTTGCATTATGATGCCACCTCCAAACGTGACTGGCTCGCTTCACATCGGACACGCCCTAACCTTCACACTTCAAGATATCATGACTCGTTACAAGAGGATGGATGGCTACAAGACACTTTGGCAGCCAGGACTTGACCACGCTGGTATCGCTACTCAAAACGTCGTTGAAAAGCAGCTTTTAGCTCAAGGCATCAAGAAAGAAGAGCTTGGACGCGAGAAATTTGTAGAAAAAGTGTGGGAGTGGAAAGAAAAAAGTGGTGGCATGATCGTTCATCAGATGCGCAAGCTTGGCATCACTCCAGCTTGGTCACGCCAGAGATTTACCATGGATGAGGGCCTAAGAAAAGCTGTTAAAAAAGCATTTGTAAATTTGTACGACAAAGGGCTGATCGTTCAGAAAAACTACATGATAAACTGGTGTACGCATGATGGCGCTCTTTCTGACATCGAAGTCGAGCATAAGGAAAATAAAGGCAAGCTTTATCATTTGAGATATTATTTTGCAGATAAGCCAAGCGAATTTGTTGTTGTTGCAACAACTCGCCCGGAGACCTACTTTGGCGACACCGCCGTAATGGTAAATCCAAACGACGAGCGCTATAAAAATTTAATCGGCAAAAAGGTTGTTCTACCTATCATAAATAGAGAGATCGAGATCATCGCAGATGAGCATGTCGATATGGAGTTTGGAACAGGCCTTGTTAAGGTCACACCTGCACACGATCAAAACGACTACGAGGTTGGTAAAAGGCACAACCTTGAGTTTATCACTGTCTTTGATGAAAAAGGCATTTTAAACGACAAGTGCGATAAATTTGCAGGTCTTGAGAGGCTTGAGGCTAGAGATATCGTAGTAGCTGAGCTTGAAAAACTTGGCAATGTTGAGAAGATAGAAGACTACGAAAACCAAGTAGGCTACTGCTACCGCTGCAAAAACGTCGTCGAGCCATACATCTCAAAGCAGTGGTTTGTCAAAAAAAAGATCGCAGACGAGGCGATCGAAAAGGTCTCAGAGGGTCTTGCTAAATTTTACCCACCGCACTGGATAAACAGCTTTAACGCATGGATGAGAGAGCTAAGAGACTGGTGTATCTCACGCCAGCTTTGGTGGGGACACCAAATTCCAGTATTTTACTGCGATGATTGCGGTTATATGTGGGCTGATGAGGGAGAGCCGTGCGAGTGTAAAAAGTGTAAAAGTAAAAATTTCCACCAAGATCCAGACGTGCTAGATACATGGTTTAGCTCCGGTCTTTGGCCATTTAGCACACTTGGCTGGGGCAATGAAAATGAGCTTAAAAATGAAAAATGGTTTGAGGGAGACCTCGCCGAGTTTTATCCAAACAACCTACTAATCACTGGCTTTGATATATTATTTTTCTGGGTTGCTAGGATGATGTTTCAGGGTGAAAATGCCCTTGGTAAGTTGCCATTTGACGACATCTACCTACACGCGCTTGTAAAAGATGAGTTTGGCAGAAAGATGAGTAAAAGCCTTGGCAACGTCATCGACCCGCTTGATAGTATAAATGAGTATAGCGCCGATATCTTGCGCTTTACGCTAACGCTTCTAGCAGTTCAAGGACGCGACATCAAGCTAAGTGACGCCAAGATGAAGCAGGTAAGAAATTTCACTAACAAGCTTTATAACGCGAGTAAATACCTCATGCTAAATGAGAGCAAATTTGCAAATTTAGAGGATATCAAGCTTCAAACAAAGCTTGGAATTTATATGAATAGCCGCTTTAACGAGTGCGTAAGAGAGGTGCGCGAAAATATCGACGCCTACCGCTTCAATGACGCTGCAAACACACTTTATAAATTCCTTTGGGATGAGTTTTGTGACTGGGGTATCGAGCTTAGTAAGGCTGATAAAGCGAGCGTAAAAGAGCTTGGAAGTATATTTAAAGAGGCGATGAAGCTGCTAAACCCTTTCATGCCGTTTCTTTCAGAGTATCTATTTCAAGAGCTTAGCGGCACACAGCTTGAGAATGCAAAATCGATAATGGTGATGAGCTACCCAGAGGTAAAAGAGCAAAATTTAGATGTTGAGAAGAAATTCGAGCTAGTTATCGAAGCGATCGTTGCGATTCGCCGTGCAAAAGCGACTATCGATCTTGGCAACTCAAAGATCGCAAAAGCCTTTGTTAAATTTAATGAAAAAATAGATCTTGACGAGGTTAAAGAGTATATCAAGCTGCTTGCAAAATGCGAAGAGATAGGCTTTGTAAATGAAAAGATCGAAAACTCAATAAGAGATGTGAGCGAAAATTTAGAAGCATTTGTCCCACTTGAAGGGCTTGATATGAGCGGTATCATCACAAGGCTCAAGTCTCAAAAGACAAAGCTTGAAAAAGAAATAGCCAAACTCTCAGGCATGCTAAATAACCAAAATTTCGTTGCAAACGCACCAAAAGAGGTCATAGAGACAAACAAAGAGGCGCTAGAGAGTGCTGAGGCTAAATTTAAAAAAGTATGTGAAGAATTAGAAGCTCTTGGAGAAAAATAG
- a CDS encoding methionine ABC transporter ATP-binding protein, protein MIKIENLSKFYGDTQILFDINLEVKKGEIFAIVGHSGAGKSTLLRCINGLESYQGGSLKVFDKEIKNLDETQQRHLRRDVGMIFQHFALMARKNVFENVATPLKFWGYKSDETEKRVRELLNLVGLESKAKSYPSELSGGQKQRVAIARALALNPKILLSDEATSALDPNTTNQILELLEKINKELDISVVIVTHEMEVVKSIAKRAILLEGGKIIGSGSIEELFLKPDEKMKEFLGEVEILPSTGTNIRLFFPKEVAQNSVITHMARSLNIDFNIVWGKLEKLNENVLGSLVINIDEKDKENVLNYIKQSGVLWEVA, encoded by the coding sequence GTGATAAAGATAGAAAATTTAAGTAAATTTTATGGTGATACGCAGATCCTTTTTGATATAAATTTAGAGGTTAAAAAGGGTGAAATTTTTGCTATCGTAGGACACAGTGGTGCTGGCAAGTCAACACTTTTAAGGTGCATAAACGGACTTGAAAGCTATCAAGGTGGCAGCTTAAAAGTCTTTGATAAAGAGATAAAAAATTTAGATGAGACGCAGCAGAGACATTTAAGGCGGGATGTTGGGATGATATTTCAGCATTTTGCCTTGATGGCTAGAAAAAATGTCTTTGAAAATGTCGCTACTCCGCTTAAATTTTGGGGCTATAAAAGCGATGAAACCGAAAAAAGAGTGAGAGAGCTTTTAAATTTAGTCGGTCTTGAAAGCAAGGCAAAAAGCTATCCAAGCGAGCTAAGTGGCGGGCAAAAACAGCGTGTCGCCATCGCTAGAGCGCTTGCTTTAAATCCTAAAATTTTACTAAGCGACGAGGCAACTTCGGCTCTTGATCCAAACACGACAAATCAAATTTTAGAGCTGCTTGAAAAGATAAACAAAGAGCTAGATATCAGCGTCGTCATCGTCACGCACGAGATGGAGGTTGTAAAATCTATCGCAAAACGCGCGATCTTGCTAGAAGGCGGCAAGATCATAGGCTCTGGAAGCATCGAAGAGCTATTTTTAAAGCCAGATGAGAAGATGAAAGAATTTTTAGGCGAAGTAGAAATTCTGCCAAGCACTGGCACAAATATTAGGCTATTTTTCCCAAAAGAAGTGGCCCAAAATAGCGTGATCACGCATATGGCTAGAAGTCTAAATATCGACTTTAACATAGTTTGGGGCAAGCTTGAAAAGCTAAACGAAAATGTTCTTGGCTCGCTTGTCATAAACATAGATGAAAAAGATAAAGAAAACGTGCTTAACTACATCAAGCAAAGTGGCGTTTTATGGGAGGTTGCTTGA
- a CDS encoding methionine ABC transporter permease, producing MFGIDFSKFPDVFSRILLPAIGETLYMSIVSTLLAFAIGLIPAVLLILSDKDGLKPNKQLYFVLDIVINVLRSFPFIILIIVLFPVTKMIVGTSIGTTAAIVPLTIGAAPFVARLIENALKEVDKGIIEAAQSFGSSKFQIIFRVMFVEALPGIISAFTLTLIVNIGFSAMAGAVGGGGLGSVAINYGYQRFRPDIMLYTVVILIIMVQIFQVLGNYLYKISKK from the coding sequence ATGTTTGGTATTGATTTTTCTAAATTTCCAGATGTATTTTCTAGGATACTGTTGCCAGCTATCGGCGAGACGCTATATATGAGCATCGTCTCTACCCTGCTCGCCTTTGCTATAGGCCTCATACCCGCGGTTTTGCTCATACTTTCAGATAAAGATGGATTAAAGCCAAACAAGCAGCTTTATTTTGTGCTAGATATCGTTATAAACGTGCTTAGAAGCTTTCCATTTATCATTTTGATCATCGTGCTATTTCCGGTCACAAAAATGATCGTAGGCACAAGTATTGGCACCACAGCTGCGATCGTCCCGCTAACTATTGGAGCGGCTCCATTTGTGGCAAGGCTAATCGAAAACGCTCTAAAAGAGGTTGATAAAGGCATAATTGAAGCCGCTCAAAGCTTTGGTAGCTCGAAATTTCAGATCATCTTTCGTGTCATGTTTGTAGAGGCACTTCCTGGCATTATCTCGGCATTTACACTAACGCTTATCGTAAATATCGGCTTTTCAGCGATGGCTGGTGCAGTTGGCGGTGGCGGACTAGGATCTGTCGCTATAAACTACGGCTATCAAAGATTTCGCCCAGATATCATGCTCTACACCGTGGTTATTCTTATCATTATGGTTCAAATTTTTCAAGTTTTAGGTAACTACTTATATAAAATTTCTAAAAAATAG
- a CDS encoding MetQ/NlpA family ABC transporter substrate-binding protein, with protein MKKLLLTSLVALGLSVSANAADKSKTIIVGATPIPHAEILEVVKPILAKDGYTLEIKEFNDYTTPNLATEDGDLDANFFQHLPYLEEFNKNKGTHLIKTVGVHLEPMGVYSKKIKDIKDLKDGSTVSIPNDPTNESRALDILANAGLIKLNDNPLKTPLDIVDNPKKLKFEEIETAQVPRTLDDVTIAVINTNYALNANLNPVKDALVLESKNSPYVNYVVVKAGNENSSKIEALDKAINSSEVKKFIEIKYNGAILPAF; from the coding sequence ATGAAAAAACTACTTCTCACTTCTTTAGTTGCCCTAGGCCTTAGTGTAAGTGCAAATGCAGCTGATAAATCAAAAACAATAATCGTTGGTGCTACACCTATCCCACATGCTGAAATTTTAGAGGTTGTAAAACCTATTTTGGCAAAAGATGGATATACGCTTGAGATCAAAGAATTTAACGACTACACTACGCCAAACCTTGCAACAGAAGATGGCGATTTAGATGCAAATTTCTTTCAGCACCTTCCATATCTTGAAGAATTTAACAAAAACAAAGGCACTCATCTTATAAAAACAGTTGGCGTTCATCTTGAGCCAATGGGAGTTTATTCTAAAAAGATAAAAGACATCAAAGATCTAAAAGATGGTTCGACCGTATCTATCCCAAATGATCCGACAAATGAAAGCCGTGCTTTGGATATCCTTGCAAATGCCGGACTTATTAAGCTAAACGATAATCCACTAAAAACTCCGCTTGATATAGTTGATAACCCTAAAAAGCTTAAATTTGAAGAGATCGAGACTGCTCAAGTGCCAAGAACGCTTGATGACGTTACTATCGCGGTTATCAACACAAACTATGCTCTAAATGCTAATCTCAATCCGGTAAAAGACGCACTTGTGCTTGAAAGCAAAAATAGCCCATATGTAAACTACGTAGTTGTTAAAGCTGGCAACGAAAATAGCTCTAAAATAGAGGCTCTTGATAAAGCTATAAACTCATCAGAAGTTAAAAAATTTATCGAGATCAAATACAACGGTGCGATTCTTCCAGCATTTTAA
- a CDS encoding MetQ/NlpA family ABC transporter substrate-binding protein yields MKFIKLLTASLVALSLHAADKDHTIVVGVSPVPHAEILEFVKPKLKDKGYDLVISEISDYSIPNVATEDGSLDANFFQHLPYLEEQNKARGLHLVSVANVHVEPLGFYSKKIKNIKELKDGAKVAIAYDPSNGNRALRILEKAGLIEINKNVKVATINDITKNSKNLQFVELEGAQIPRTLDDVDIAAISTNFVLDLGMSVAKDALLLEDANSPYANIIVTKAGNENNPKIKALIDAVLSPDTKNFIITRYKGEVIPAF; encoded by the coding sequence ATGAAATTTATCAAACTTTTAACCGCATCTTTAGTTGCTCTAAGCCTTCACGCAGCCGACAAGGACCACACTATCGTAGTCGGCGTCTCGCCAGTACCACACGCTGAAATTTTAGAATTTGTAAAGCCAAAGCTAAAAGATAAAGGCTACGACCTTGTTATCTCTGAAATTTCAGACTACTCTATCCCAAATGTCGCCACAGAAGATGGTAGCTTGGATGCAAATTTCTTTCAGCATTTACCATATCTTGAGGAGCAAAACAAGGCTAGAGGCTTGCATCTTGTAAGTGTTGCAAATGTCCATGTCGAGCCACTTGGCTTTTACTCTAAAAAGATAAAAAACATAAAAGAGTTAAAAGATGGTGCAAAAGTTGCGATTGCTTACGATCCATCAAATGGCAACAGAGCGCTTAGAATTTTAGAAAAAGCTGGCCTTATTGAGATCAATAAAAACGTAAAAGTTGCAACTATAAATGACATAACTAAAAATTCTAAAAATTTACAATTTGTAGAGCTTGAAGGTGCTCAGATACCAAGAACGCTTGATGATGTCGATATCGCCGCCATTAGTACAAATTTCGTCCTTGATCTTGGTATGAGTGTGGCAAAAGACGCACTTTTGCTTGAAGACGCCAACAGTCCTTATGCTAACATCATCGTCACAAAGGCTGGCAACGAAAATAACCCTAAGATCAAAGCTTTGATTGATGCGGTGCTTAGCCCTGATACTAAAAATTTCATCATCACTCGCTATAAAGGCGAAGTTATACCTGCATTTTAA
- a CDS encoding DedA family protein, whose amino-acid sequence MLHDVIDFIVASVSSWGYAGIFIMMFLESSFFPFPSEVAMIPAGYLVHKGEMSLILAFLAGTLGSLLGAIFNYYLCYFFGRDIVLKYGKFVGITHEKMDKFEAFFNKHGEISTFNSRLIPGIRQYISLPAGLAKMNIFRFCLFTTLGAGIWCAVLLGVGYFIGSNPDKQTLLIITISLLAVVAVISAIYIIKQRKG is encoded by the coding sequence ATGCTACATGATGTTATTGATTTTATAGTTGCGAGCGTAAGTAGCTGGGGATATGCTGGCATATTTATCATGATGTTTTTAGAAAGCTCATTTTTTCCATTTCCAAGCGAGGTAGCGATGATACCTGCTGGCTATTTGGTGCATAAAGGTGAAATGAGTTTAATTTTGGCCTTTCTTGCAGGCACGCTTGGAAGCCTGCTTGGAGCTATTTTTAACTATTATCTTTGCTATTTTTTTGGGCGTGATATCGTTTTAAAATACGGCAAATTTGTGGGAATCACTCACGAAAAAATGGATAAATTTGAAGCATTTTTCAATAAACACGGCGAAATTTCTACATTTAACTCACGTCTGATTCCTGGCATTCGTCAATACATCAGCCTACCAGCCGGACTTGCTAAGATGAACATTTTTAGATTTTGCCTATTTACCACGCTTGGAGCTGGGATTTGGTGTGCTGTTTTGCTTGGAGTTGGCTATTTTATAGGCTCAAACCCTGACAAACAGACACTTTTAATAATCACGATCTCTCTTTTAGCTGTTGTTGCAGTAATAAGTGCTATCTATATAATAAAGCAAAGAAAAGGCTAA
- the murI gene encoding glutamate racemase, translating into MKIGIFDSGLGGLSVLNEALSKLSEYEFLYYADVKNVPYGQKSRVEILKFSFDAVKFLIENGAKAVVVACNTATSVAIKELRANLNVPIIGMEPAVKKAHDLSHNDALKTLVIATPVTVNGAKLKELIANLHAKDKTELLALPRLVNFAENGEFDTENVKSYLKEELAKFDLSKFGFLVLGCTHFNYFKDSLREILPSNISIIDGNEGTINRLISELGLKISTLDQAPKIRFFYSGDEVFSKFELDKISRNLTHLEKMRAIC; encoded by the coding sequence ATGAAGATAGGTATATTTGACTCAGGACTTGGCGGGCTGAGCGTCTTAAATGAAGCTTTAAGCAAGCTTAGTGAGTATGAATTTTTATATTATGCAGACGTAAAAAATGTCCCGTATGGACAAAAGAGCAGGGTTGAGATCTTAAAATTTAGCTTTGATGCGGTGAAATTTCTCATAGAAAATGGCGCAAAAGCTGTCGTAGTGGCTTGCAACACGGCAACAAGCGTAGCGATAAAAGAGCTTAGAGCAAATTTAAATGTACCTATAATCGGCATGGAGCCAGCCGTAAAAAAGGCTCATGACTTAAGCCATAATGACGCTCTAAAAACGCTTGTCATAGCCACTCCAGTCACCGTAAATGGCGCAAAACTAAAAGAGCTGATCGCAAATTTACACGCAAAAGATAAGACTGAGCTACTTGCACTGCCTCGCCTTGTAAATTTTGCTGAAAATGGGGAATTTGACACCGAGAATGTGAAATCATATCTAAAAGAAGAGTTAGCCAAATTTGATCTAAGTAAATTTGGCTTTTTGGTGCTTGGCTGCACGCACTTTAACTATTTTAAAGATAGCCTAAGAGAAATTTTGCCGTCAAATATAAGCATAATTGATGGCAATGAAGGGACAATAAATCGCCTTATAAGTGAGCTTGGACTAAAAATTTCTACTTTAGATCAAGCCCCAAAAATTAGATTTTTCTATTCTGGTGATGAAGTATTCAGTAAATTTGAGCTAGATAAAATTTCAAGAAATTTAACTCATCTAGAAAAGATGAGGGCGATTTGCTAG
- a CDS encoding FtsW/RodA/SpoVE family cell cycle protein, producing the protein MAVDKIIFYLCSTLIAISIIFSLSLPVFTVLFFNYDEFHFFIRQFIVGCIGIFIMWWLSRLNPEKTLVWIGFGLLISCGIAMGLMHALPASMVTDAGGARRWIRLPGFSLAPVEFFKIGFVYFLAWSFTRKFSEGKRTLLDEIKILMPYIILFGVAIFLIAVMQNDLGQVVVLALTFVTMALFAGASARLFSIGILGAAFVMTVAIISSEHRILRIKSWWGTIQNMVLSFLPDSVADVLRVADAPEPYQISHSLNAIKHGEFFGEGLGAGIFKLGFLSEVHTDFVLAGIAEEVGVFGILCIVAIFITLLYRIFRISARSENKVYHLFTLGVGLILSFSFLMNSYGITSITPIKGIAVPFLSYGGSSVLAICIGIGMVLMVSKRAKL; encoded by the coding sequence TTGGCAGTTGATAAGATCATTTTCTATCTTTGTTCGACTTTGATCGCTATAAGCATTATTTTTTCACTATCTTTGCCAGTTTTTACGGTTTTATTTTTTAATTACGACGAGTTTCACTTTTTTATCCGCCAATTTATTGTTGGTTGTATCGGAATTTTCATTATGTGGTGGCTTTCTAGGCTCAATCCTGAAAAAACGCTTGTTTGGATAGGGTTTGGCCTTCTTATATCTTGCGGTATCGCCATGGGGCTAATGCATGCATTGCCAGCTTCAATGGTGACTGACGCTGGTGGTGCTAGGCGTTGGATCAGGCTACCTGGTTTTTCACTAGCTCCAGTTGAGTTTTTTAAAATCGGTTTTGTCTACTTCTTGGCTTGGAGTTTTACTAGAAAATTTAGTGAAGGCAAAAGGACCTTGCTAGATGAGATTAAGATACTTATGCCTTATATTATTCTTTTTGGTGTTGCCATCTTTCTTATCGCTGTTATGCAAAATGACCTTGGTCAAGTGGTTGTGCTGGCGCTTACATTTGTGACGATGGCGCTTTTTGCAGGAGCAAGCGCGAGACTTTTTAGTATCGGTATCTTAGGAGCTGCTTTTGTTATGACAGTAGCGATAATCAGCTCTGAGCATAGAATTTTACGTATAAAGTCATGGTGGGGCACGATACAAAACATGGTGCTTTCTTTCTTACCTGACAGCGTTGCAGATGTATTAAGAGTAGCTGATGCGCCAGAGCCATATCAAATTTCTCACTCATTAAACGCTATAAAGCATGGCGAATTTTTCGGCGAAGGGCTTGGCGCTGGTATCTTTAAGCTCGGCTTTTTAAGTGAGGTCCATACTGACTTTGTATTAGCTGGTATCGCTGAAGAGGTTGGTGTATTTGGTATTTTGTGTATCGTAGCTATATTTATAACGCTACTTTATAGAATTTTTAGAATTTCAGCTAGAAGCGAAAATAAGGTCTATCATCTGTTTACGCTTGGTGTCGGGCTTATCTTATCGTTTTCATTTTTAATGAATAGCTATGGCATCACATCGATCACGCCTATTAAAGGTATTGCTGTGCCATTTCTTAGTTACGGCGGTAGCTCCGTGCTTGCGATTTGTATCGGTATCGGCATGGTTTTGATGGTTAGTAAAAGGGCAAAACTATGA
- the murG gene encoding undecaprenyldiphospho-muramoylpentapeptide beta-N-acetylglucosaminyltransferase — protein sequence MIVICGGGTGGHLAIARSFCEELNRRDIKPIFIGSTSGQDKFWFESDENFLQKFFLPSSGVVNKRGFAKLKSLTNIVNLALKCRKIFKQNDVKVVISVGGYSAAPAAIAAIISKVPLFIHEQNAVMGKLNKILRPYAKGFFSSYDEVSPYPYPVAKKFFDSARVREELKTILFLGGSQGAKAINKLAINLAPYLKEKGINIIHQCGKNGFDELKKRYDELGFNETNLEIFEFSKEIENKMSKADLAISRAGASSLWELCANALPSIFVPFPYAAGNHQFYNAKFLKDKGIAEICLQNGENLDKDEVIRMIENFDLNKSSKALKEILLPNGAKEIIDKILN from the coding sequence ATGATAGTTATTTGCGGTGGAGGCACTGGTGGGCATTTAGCGATCGCAAGAAGCTTTTGCGAAGAGCTAAATAGACGAGATATTAAGCCCATTTTTATTGGTTCAACTAGCGGTCAAGATAAATTTTGGTTTGAAAGTGACGAGAATTTTTTACAAAAATTTTTCTTACCAAGCAGTGGCGTGGTAAATAAGAGAGGCTTTGCTAAACTAAAATCACTAACAAATATCGTAAATCTTGCTTTAAAATGTAGAAAAATTTTTAAGCAAAATGACGTTAAGGTAGTCATTAGCGTTGGTGGCTATTCAGCAGCTCCAGCAGCCATTGCAGCCATTATCTCAAAAGTGCCGCTTTTTATCCACGAACAAAATGCTGTAATGGGCAAACTAAATAAAATTTTAAGGCCTTATGCGAAAGGCTTTTTTAGCTCTTATGATGAAGTTTCGCCCTACCCTTATCCCGTAGCAAAGAAATTTTTCGATAGTGCAAGAGTGAGAGAGGAGCTAAAAACTATTTTGTTTTTGGGCGGCTCGCAAGGCGCAAAAGCGATAAATAAACTAGCTATAAATTTAGCTCCATATCTTAAAGAAAAAGGCATAAATATAATTCATCAATGTGGTAAAAACGGCTTTGATGAACTTAAAAAAAGATATGATGAACTTGGCTTTAATGAAACGAATTTAGAAATTTTTGAATTTAGTAAAGAGATAGAAAATAAGATGAGCAAGGCTGACCTTGCCATATCAAGAGCAGGAGCTAGCTCGCTTTGGGAGCTTTGCGCAAATGCTTTGCCATCTATCTTTGTGCCATTTCCTTATGCCGCTGGTAATCATCAGTTTTATAACGCTAAATTTTTAAAAGATAAAGGCATTGCTGAAATTTGCTTGCAAAATGGAGAAAATTTAGACAAAGATGAAGTTATAAGAATGATAGAAAATTTTGATCTAAATAAAAGCAGCAAAGCTCTAAAAGAGATTCTTTTGCCAAATGGAGCAAAAGAGATAATTGATAAAATTTTAAACTAG
- a CDS encoding imidazole glycerol phosphate synthase: MDFQNIQKQILVLKESLTALEQNSEHEIGLAVGVVEFNKNADELKKKLTNLKGESDFFKSVFNTEDYYENISTYLEQIKRSLNYKIEKNGVSFKANENLQESYVAILNIIEILVAEYQIQNKNKAKNLFSRTTDTTQIKSLLAELNTLQERIHNVLHIHSRIVSNVILQNFKIIYTFFYNCIKAAKQRKDELLLVEIAGITDKIITMIKPVFSAKILNTNELIYHYLIFELKELKACAIGEELV; encoded by the coding sequence ATGGATTTTCAAAATATTCAAAAACAAATTTTAGTACTAAAAGAGAGCTTGACAGCATTAGAACAAAATAGTGAGCACGAGATCGGCTTGGCTGTTGGGGTTGTTGAGTTTAATAAAAACGCTGATGAACTTAAAAAAAAGCTTACAAATTTAAAAGGTGAAAGCGATTTTTTTAAAAGTGTCTTCAATACAGAGGACTATTATGAAAACATTAGTACTTATTTGGAGCAGATAAAGAGAAGCTTAAATTATAAAATTGAGAAAAACGGTGTGAGCTTTAAGGCAAATGAAAATTTACAAGAAAGCTATGTCGCCATTTTAAATATAATAGAAATTTTAGTAGCAGAGTATCAAATACAAAACAAAAATAAAGCGAAAAATCTCTTTTCTAGGACAACAGATACTACTCAAATAAAATCACTACTTGCAGAGCTAAATACTCTACAAGAGCGTATACATAATGTTTTACATATTCATTCTAGGATAGTTTCAAATGTTATTTTGCAAAATTTTAAGATAATTTATACGTTCTTTTATAATTGTATTAAGGCTGCGAAGCAACGCAAAGATGAACTTTTACTTGTGGAGATCGCGGGTATAACTGATAAGATAATAACTATGATAAAACCAGTCTTTAGTGCAAAAATTTTAAATACAAATGAGCTTATTTATCACTACTTGATCTTTGAGCTAAAAGAACTAAAAGCTTGTGCGATAGGTGAGGAGCTAGTTTAA